CAGGCGCAGCAGCGGGTCGAGGTCGGCCAGGCGCGGCAGCACCTTCTCGATGCCGGCCAGCGCGATGTGCAGCGGCGGCACGCTGGAGCAAAGGCCGATGTTGCCCTCGTTCTCCACCAGGACCAGGCTGCCTGTCTCCGCGATGACGAAGTTCGCCCCGGTGATGCCCGCGTCCGCCGCGAGGAAGCGCTCGCGCAGGTGGCGCCTCGCCTGGGCGGTGAGGGTGGCCGGGTCCTCGCTGGGCGTCTCGTCGGGCCAGAGCCGCACGAAGAGCGCGCCGATCTGCCGCCGGTTCAGGTGCAGCGCCGGCGCGGTGATGTGGCTCGGCCGCTCGCCGAGCTGCTGTACGATGAACTCGCCGAGGTCGGTCTCCACCACGTCGAGGCCGGCGGCCTCGAGCGCGGCGTTGAGCTCGATCTCCTCGGTGATCATCGACTTGCTCTTCACCACGCGGCGCGCGCCGGCGTCGCGCAGGATGCCGAGGACGAGCCCGCGGGCCGCGGCGGCGTCGGCGGCGTGGTGCACCGTGAAGCCGGCGGCTTCCATCTGCGCGACCGCCCGGCCGAGCAGCGCTTCGCGCGCGGGGGCGTCGGCGTGGCGGGCGGCGGCCACGGCGTGGCGGTCGGCGTCGGCGCTGGGGAGCGCGGCGAGCAGCGCGCGGCGCTTGGCGAGCGTGCCGCCGGTGGCGCGTCGCAGGTTGCCGTGCAGTTCGGTGTCGGCCAAGGCGCGGGCGGTCCGTCGGCGGAAGGCGGCCAGCGCCGCCGGCGCGCTCATGCGCCCGCCCCCGGGGGCGGCGCCAGGATCTCGACGAAATGCAGCGCGCGAAGCGGCCGCCCCAGGTGACGCGCCCGACCCTCGAGGTGGAGGAGGCAGCTCACGTCGGTGAGGGCGAGCGTGTCGGCGCCCGCCTCTGCGAGCAGGGCGAGGCGCTCGTCGGCCTGCGCCACGGACAGCTCGGGCAGCTTCACGGCGTAGACGCCCCCGAAGCCGCAGCATTCGTGCTCGGGGCCGGAGGCGTCCACCAGCTCCAGGCCTTCGACGGCGGCGAGGAGGCGGCGGGGCTCGTCGACGAGGCCGAGTTCGCGCAGGGCGTGGCAGCTGTCCTGGTAGGCCACGCGCCCGGGCCAGCGGGCGCCGAAGTCCACGCGCCCGAGCCGGTTCACCAGGAAGTCGCTGAGCTCGAGGCAGCGCGGGCCGAGGGCGGCGAGGGCGTCGCGCTCGGCGGGTGCGAGCCCGGGAAGGGAGTGCAGCCGGCGGAGCATGGCCACGCAGCTCCCGGACGGGCTGAGCACCAGCTCCGCGTTCTCGAAGCGCCGCAGGAAGTTACGCGCTGCGGGCAGGGCCTCGTGGGGATGCCCGGCGTTGTAGGCCGGCTGGCCGCAGCAGGTCTGGTCGGCCGGATAGGTCCAGTCGAGGCCCAGGCGGTCCAGGAGACGCGCGAGCGCCAGGCCCACGGCCGGCCGTAAGTGCTCAACATAGCAGGGGATGAAGAGCTCGAGGCGCATGGGGGGACTCTAGTCCAAGCCCAGCGCCGTTGGAAGCGGTTCCTTGTGCCGCCGAGAATGTGTCCGGGGCCGGGAGGCCCCGGATCTCGTGCTGTTAACAGCGTTGACGCTCACGATGGAGTGCCAGCCGCCTTCACGGAGGGGCCTCGAGGGCCGCAGACACACTTTCAGCGGCACAGGGTTTCTGATAAAATGACCCGGTAACCCGCTACCTTGTCACTCGGGCCACTCCATGCAATAGGGGGAAACATGAGACGACTGAGCGTGCTCATCGCTGTCGTCGCGCTGCTCTTGTCGGCCACGTCGGCCGGCGCGCGACAGATTGCGGTCGCCAGTGGCGATGACGCCTACTCACTGCGCGTGCTCTCGGCCACGCCGGAGCGCAGCGTCGTGCAGCTGGATCTGAATCACTTCGATCTCGAGGGCGTCGAGATCGACGGCGACAAGTGGGCCACCCTGGCCCTCGACAAGCTCGCCCTCCACCAGGAAGCTGGCCTGCCGGCGCTGCCCACCGTGCGGCGGTCGCTGGCGGTCCCCGGCGACGGCATCATGGGCCTCACGGTCACCGGCGCCGACTTCGTGGAGTTCGCGGGCGTGGACGTCGCCCCGTCCAAGGGCAATCTCTCGCGCAACGTGGACCCCGCGATGGTCCGTTACACTTTCGACCGCTTCTACGACCAGGACGCCTGGTACCCGAGCAAGACCGCGCAGCTCCACACGCCCTACATCCTGCGTGACGTGCGCGGCCAGGTGCTCGAGCTGAACCCGTTCCAGTACAACCCGGCCACGCACACGCTGCGCGTCTACACCACGCTGCAGGTGGAGGTGGCCTGGGCCGCGCCGGGCGGCGAGAACGTTCTGGCCGGCCGCACGGCCGCGCCCGTCGACGAGTTCGCGAAGATCTACTCGCGGCAGTTCATCAACTACGACGCCATGGGCGATCGCTACGCCAGCATCCCCGAGGTGGGCTCGATGCTCGTGATCACCTACGACGCCTTCGCGTCGGCGGTGCAGCCGTTCGTGGACTGGAAGAACCAGATGGGCATCGCCACCACCATGGTCAACGTGAGCGCGGTGGGCGGCACGGGCACCCAGATCAAGGCCTACATCCAGAATCTCTACGACACGACGGATCTGGCCTTCATCCTGC
Above is a window of Candidatus Latescibacterota bacterium DNA encoding:
- a CDS encoding (Fe-S)-binding protein, producing the protein MRLELFIPCYVEHLRPAVGLALARLLDRLGLDWTYPADQTCCGQPAYNAGHPHEALPAARNFLRRFENAELVLSPSGSCVAMLRRLHSLPGLAPAERDALAALGPRCLELSDFLVNRLGRVDFGARWPGRVAYQDSCHALRELGLVDEPRRLLAAVEGLELVDASGPEHECCGFGGVYAVKLPELSVAQADERLALLAEAGADTLALTDVSCLLHLEGRARHLGRPLRALHFVEILAPPPGAGA
- a CDS encoding lactate utilization protein, with protein sequence MSAPAALAAFRRRTARALADTELHGNLRRATGGTLAKRRALLAALPSADADRHAVAAARHADAPAREALLGRAVAQMEAAGFTVHHAADAAAARGLVLGILRDAGARRVVKSKSMITEEIELNAALEAAGLDVVETDLGEFIVQQLGERPSHITAPALHLNRRQIGALFVRLWPDETPSEDPATLTAQARRHLRERFLAADAGITGANFVIAETGSLVLVENEGNIGLCSSVPPLHIALAGIEKVLPRLADLDPLLRLLPANATGQRAGSYVSLINGPAPVGDGPTARHVIFVDNGRRALAASPEAEILACLRCGSCLNVCPCFRHAGGHSYGTIYPGPMGILQSPYLAAPTPPAADGRSAHRLETSLADVCSLCGACAEICPAEIPLPDLIWRARVAKEEDAPAGRRAPWRVFAALSARPRSFRLAAGLMRVALRVSPALAAAFGRAWSANHALPPAPPRSFAAELRRRHPERIR